The Skermanella rosea sequence CTGGATGGTTCCGGGCAAGATGGTCAAGGGCATGGGCGGCGCCATGGACCTGGTCGCCGGGGTCAAGAAGGTGGTCGTGGTCATGGAGCATGCCTCCAAGGACGGCGCGCCGAAGATCCTGAAGCAGTGCACCCTGCCGCTGACCGGGGGCGCCGTGGTCGATCTGATCATCACGGACATGGGCGTCTTCCAGGTCGATGAGAACGGCGGCGGCCTGACGCTGATCGAGGTCGCCCCCGGCGTCTCAGTTGACGACATCAAGTCCAAGACCGAAGCCGAGTTCAAGGTCGCGGTCTGATGCCCGGTAGTTATTTGAAAAGGCAGACCAGCGGATCATCCAAGGTCTGACCTTCCCGATATCCAGGAAATGCACCCGGGAAAGGTGGTTCCATGCCTTCGATCACCGTCAAGGACGTCGATCTGCACTACGAGCTGAGTGGTCCCGAGGGAGCGCCCGTCGTGGCCTTTTCCAATTCGATCGGCACCACGCTGGAAATGTGGGATGCGCAGGCAGAAGCACTGTCCGGGCAATACCGCTGCCTGCGCTACGACACCCGCGGCCATGGCCGGTCCACGACCGTTGACCGTTCCATCACCATCAACGATCTCGCCGATGATCTGGCCGGTCTGCTTGATGCTCTCGGTATGCGAAAGGCGCACATCGTCGGCCTGTCGCTCGGTGGCATGACGGCGCAGGCCTTCACGCTGCGCTATCCGGAGCGGACCACAAGTCTCACCCTGATGGCGACCGCGGCTTACCTGCCGCCGGCCGAGGCCTGGGAACAGCGTGCCGTGACGGTGTGCCGGGATGGCATGGCGGCGATCAGCGATGCCGTCATTGCACGCTGGTTCACGCCTCCATACCCGCAGGCCTTCCCGCAAAAGGTGGCATCGGTGCGCGAGCGCTTCCTGCACATGGATCCGGGCGGCTACGCGGCCTGCTGCCGGGTCATCCGGGACATGGACCTGCGGCAGGATATCGGGCTGATCACCACACCGACCCTTATCATCGCCGGGGCCGAGGATCTGGCAACGCCGGTCGCACTGATGGGGGACATCCGCGCTCGCATCGCTGGCTCGGAACTCGTGATCCTGCCGGATGCTGCGCACATCCTAGCGATTGAGCAGGCCGACCGTGTCAACCGGCACCTGCTCGGCTTCCTCGGTGCCGTAGCGGCCTAGAGCAGACATTCACGCACAAGTGAAACGCACACCCAATCGTGCCAGAGGATGGTCATGCAAAAACCCGCCGCCGGTACCGAAAATACGGAAATTCCCGGAAAACCGACGCTGAGCCGGGACTGGTCGGTGTCCGCCATCGCGGCCGGGTTTCTCGCCGTGCTGATCTCATACTCAGGCCCGGCGGTGATCTTCTTCCAGGCGGCGGACGTCGCCCATGTGTCCGGCGACATGATTGCCTCCTGGATATGGGGCATCTCGATCGGAGCCGGAGTGTCGGGCATCCTTCTGAGCTGGGCCTTGAGGGTGCCGGTCATCACGGCGTGGTCGGCTCCGGGCACGGCATTGCTGATCACACTGTTTCCCGCCATCACGCTCAATCAGGCGGTCGGCGCCTACATCACCGCCGCGGTGATTATCTTCCTGATCGGCATCTCCGGCTCCTTCGACAGGATCATGCGGCGTATTCCGCCGGGCATCGCTGCAGGCATGATGGCCGGCATTCTGTTCCAGTTCGGGGTCAACGCCTTTAAGTCGGCGACCACCATGCCGACGCTGACATTTGGCATGGTGGTCGCCTATGTCGTGTTCCGCCGCCTGGTGCCGCGCTACTCCATCGTTCTGGTGCTCGCATCCGGCGTCATCCTGGCAATGCTGCTGGGCACCACCAACATCGGCGTCCTCGAACTGCAGCTGACGACACCGGTGTTCATCAATCCGGAATGGACCTGGGGCACCACTCTGAGCCTCGCCCTTCCTCTGGTGCTGGTGAGTTTGACGGGGCAGTTTCTGCCCGGCATGGCGATCCTGCATCTTTCCGGCTACCGCACGCCGGCGCGGCCGATCATCACCGCCACCAGCCTGGCATCACTTGGGGTGGCGTTTTTCGGCGGCATCACCATCGTCGTTGCGGCCATCACCGCCGCGCTGTGTACAGGCAGGGATGCCCATGAGGACCCTGCCAGGCGCTATGTCGCGGGGATCGCCAACGGCGTGTTCTATCTGATCGGCGGGACCTTCGCCGGCACGATCGTGATGGTCTTCACCGCCCTGCCCAGGGAGTTCATAGCCGTCCTCGCCGGCCTTGCCCTGATCGGCGCCATCGCCGCCAACATCACCGCGGTGGTGCGGGAGGAGGATCATCGCGAGGCCTCCGTCATCACCTTCCTGGCAACCGCGTCGGGCATGAGCTTCCTGGGCCTGGGTTCCGCTTTCTGGGGGGTAGTGATCGGCGGTTTTGCTTACCTGGTGCTCAATAAAGCGTAGCATTGCCGGCCACGGCACTTTGACCTTCGCGGACATCGGCTCCGGCATGTCATGGCGAACCTGTTCTTCAAAAACTACGAGCGAGGAGGAAACTTAATATGCGGTGCGCGCAATATATCTCGACCTTCGCCCTGGCGGCGGCAGTGTTGCTCGTCTGCCCGCACGCCGGAAAGGCGGATTCCGTCTCCCTGGAGGCGGCTGTCAGGGACAGGACCGCCTCGATCGAGGGAAAGCTGATCGCTTGGCGCCGGGATATCCACCAGCATCCCGAACTCGGGGACCAGGAGACCAGGACCTCAGGTATCGTAGCCGATCACCTGCGGAGCCTCGGGCTCGATGTGCGGACCGGCGTCGCCCGGACCGGCGTGGTCGCCGTCCTGAAAGGGGCAAAGCCCGGCCCGACAGTGGCCCTGCGCGCCGACATGGATGCCCTGCCCGTCAAGGAGCCCGAAGGACTGCCCTTCGCCTCCCGGGCCAAGTCCCGATACCTGGGCAAGGAGGTCGATGTGATGCACGCCTGCGGGCACGACGCCCATACCGCCATGCTGATGGCGGCGGCCGAGGTGCTTGCAAGTCTCAAAGACCAGCTTCCCGGCACCGTGCAGTTCATCTTCCAGCCGGCCGAGGAGGGCTCGAGCCTGCACCCACCTGGGTCTGACCAGATCTCGGGCGCCAAGCTGATGGTAAAGGAAGGGATATTCGCTGACACCAGACCGGATGCGGTTTTCGGCCTGCATGTCATGCTCGGAAAGTCAGGCGAGATCGCCTACCGTCCCGGTGCAGTCCTGGCCAGCAGCGACAATCTCGAAATCAAGGTGACCGGCAAACAGGGCCATGGCGGCATGCCCTGGCAGACGATAGACCCGATCACGACCTCGGCGCAGATCGTCAACGGCCTGCAGACCATCGTCAGCCGGAAGGTCGATCTGACGACTTCCCCTGCCGTGGTCACGATCGGCACCATCAACGGAGGGACCCGCGCCAATATCGTGCCTGAGACGGTGGCGATGACGGGCACGATCCGGACCTACGACGAAGCGATCCGCGATCAGGTGCACCGCGACATCACCACTGTCGCTGAGAAGATCGCCGAGAGCGCCGGCGCCTCGGCGGAAGTGTCGATCAGCCGCGGTTACGACACCACCGTCAACAACGATGAGCTGACCGGGCGCATGCTGCCGGCGCTGGAACGTGCGGCCGATGGCAGGATCCGTCGCTCCCTGCCGGTTGGCGCGTCGGAGGATTTCTCGGTGTATGCGAGCGAGGCGCCCGGCCTCTTCGTCTTCCTGGGAGTAACGCCGGACGGTCAGGATCCCACAAAAGCCGCTCCCAACCACAGCCCCAACTTCTTCGTCGATGAGGCAGCGCTCGTGGTCGGCGCCCGGACCATGGCCTCACTGGCCGTCAACTATCTTGCATCGCCGACCAAGTGACGACGACCTCAAAACAACAAAGCTGACAGGCAGACTTCCTTGACGCGATCATCGGTTTCCCGGCCGAACCTCGGCCGAGGAAGTCACCTTGTTCAAGAACGGCGGCGGCGCTTATCTCGACCTGATAAGTCGCCGTCCTGGTTTTTGAGATCAGCAGGAGGGGCTGATTGCAGCCTTATGCAGCGCGCGCCGACTGTTTGGCGTCAAGTGACAGACTCCCGCCAGTTTCTGATGTTGGACTTCCAATGTTGGACGGGGTTTATGGTGGCGAGCGTGCTAAAGAGACAGCACTGCCGAAGTCCGAAACCCCTAAGGAGTTTGGCCGAATGCCGCCAAATCGTAAATCGTCGTCTAGGACCTTCAGGCTCCAGGATCGAGCGTATCATCCAAGGTGAAACCGACCTTGAGAGTTACTTGATAGTGCGTCACCTTCCCTCCCTCGATCTGCCCGCGGGTTTCGAGAACTTCAAACCAGCGAAGATGTTTCAGATTCTTCGATGCCCGCGCGATCGCGTTCTGTATCGCGTCCTCTACGCTGCTCGGCGATGAACCAACGAGCTGAATGATCTTGTAGATGTGGTCGCTCAAATCGGACCTCCTGTTGATGAAGATTTCTTCAGGATGTTCTGGCTAATCCGCGCGTCAGCCTGGGTAACGTCAGAGGGGGGTCGTGGCGAACGACCAGTATATCCACACGCCGGGCACTGCCGTTCGACATCCAGACTTGGGGGCCAGGAACTGTCACAAGGATAAATCCAGCCTGTAGACCTGGGGTAACTATAAGTTCGGTGTGAGAACAAGTCCGGAGAGAGCGGTGGTGGGCTCCCGCCTCACTGCCTATGAACCCTTTGGC is a genomic window containing:
- the pcaD gene encoding 3-oxoadipate enol-lactonase; this translates as MPSITVKDVDLHYELSGPEGAPVVAFSNSIGTTLEMWDAQAEALSGQYRCLRYDTRGHGRSTTVDRSITINDLADDLAGLLDALGMRKAHIVGLSLGGMTAQAFTLRYPERTTSLTLMATAAYLPPAEAWEQRAVTVCRDGMAAISDAVIARWFTPPYPQAFPQKVASVRERFLHMDPGGYAACCRVIRDMDLRQDIGLITTPTLIIAGAEDLATPVALMGDIRARIAGSELVILPDAAHILAIEQADRVNRHLLGFLGAVAA
- a CDS encoding benzoate/H(+) symporter BenE family transporter, which translates into the protein MQKPAAGTENTEIPGKPTLSRDWSVSAIAAGFLAVLISYSGPAVIFFQAADVAHVSGDMIASWIWGISIGAGVSGILLSWALRVPVITAWSAPGTALLITLFPAITLNQAVGAYITAAVIIFLIGISGSFDRIMRRIPPGIAAGMMAGILFQFGVNAFKSATTMPTLTFGMVVAYVVFRRLVPRYSIVLVLASGVILAMLLGTTNIGVLELQLTTPVFINPEWTWGTTLSLALPLVLVSLTGQFLPGMAILHLSGYRTPARPIITATSLASLGVAFFGGITIVVAAITAALCTGRDAHEDPARRYVAGIANGVFYLIGGTFAGTIVMVFTALPREFIAVLAGLALIGAIAANITAVVREEDHREASVITFLATASGMSFLGLGSAFWGVVIGGFAYLVLNKA
- a CDS encoding amidohydrolase; this translates as MLLVCPHAGKADSVSLEAAVRDRTASIEGKLIAWRRDIHQHPELGDQETRTSGIVADHLRSLGLDVRTGVARTGVVAVLKGAKPGPTVALRADMDALPVKEPEGLPFASRAKSRYLGKEVDVMHACGHDAHTAMLMAAAEVLASLKDQLPGTVQFIFQPAEEGSSLHPPGSDQISGAKLMVKEGIFADTRPDAVFGLHVMLGKSGEIAYRPGAVLASSDNLEIKVTGKQGHGGMPWQTIDPITTSAQIVNGLQTIVSRKVDLTTSPAVVTIGTINGGTRANIVPETVAMTGTIRTYDEAIRDQVHRDITTVAEKIAESAGASAEVSISRGYDTTVNNDELTGRMLPALERAADGRIRRSLPVGASEDFSVYASEAPGLFVFLGVTPDGQDPTKAAPNHSPNFFVDEAALVVGARTMASLAVNYLASPTK
- a CDS encoding dodecin, yielding MSDHIYKIIQLVGSSPSSVEDAIQNAIARASKNLKHLRWFEVLETRGQIEGGKVTHYQVTLKVGFTLDDTLDPGA